The genomic region CGGACGGGTGACCGTGCTCGGGAACCCGCAGCGGTACGTAGCCATCCTCAACAAGAAAGGTGCGGGATCCGGCAAGCGCATCGACAAGGAGAACCTCCGACACGTCGTGGCGGGCGAGATCATCGACGACCAGTTCGTGATCGAGAAGATCGATCTCGACTCGATCGTCATCGGCTTCACCGACCCGCGCTTCAGCGGGCAGACGAAGACCCTGCAACTGGTGCCCTCCAGATCGAAGGGCTAGAGGACCGTCGATGAGCGCCTGCGATCGACAAGTCGCCGACCGGCACCGGACCCGCGCGCGGGCGCCGCATGGAGAGCGGGCGTTCGCTCCGGGCGGGAGCCCGGCGGCGGGAGCCGCGAGAGAATGAGGAGAGGGGCGATCGTGACGACGAACCGAGCCACTGGTTTCCCGGGGGCGCCGGCCCTCGCTGCGCTGTTGGCGCTCCTGATGCTGGCATCGGCGTGCGCATCCACGGGTCGATCGGCGTACCGGCGGGCGGAGCTGGCCGAGAGCCGGGAGCTTTGGGACCAGGCCGTGTTGTCCTACGCGAAGGCCGTCGCGCTCGATCCCGGGAATTCGCGCTACAAGGTGGCGCTGGCGCGGGCCAAGCTGCGTGCCGCGGCGGAACACTTCAGGAGGGCGAAGCGCTTCTTGAGCGCCGGGCAGCTCGAGCTCGCCGTTCCGGAGCTGCAGCAGACGGTGCTTCTCGACCCGACGAATCAGTACGCGCAGGTGGAGCTCGAGAACGCCCTGGAAGAGCTGAAGCGCCGAAGCGAGCGCCCCACCGAGCTCGAGCGGGCGAAACGTGAGGCCGAGGCCCGGGCCGCGGAGTTGGGTCCGCCGCGCCTCGACCCGGCGTCGAACGTCCCGATCTCGATCAGCTTTCCCGATTCGACGGTGGAGGAGGTTTACGAGTCCCTGGGGAAGATCGCCGGCATCAACATCCTCTACGACGACAAGCTGGACCTCAAGAAGAAGACCTCCGTGGAGCTCGCCAACGTCACCTTCGAGAAGGCGATGGACATCCTGATGTTGATGCACAAGCACTTCTACAAGGTGATCGACGAGCACACGATCCTCATCGCCGACGACACCAGGCAGAAGCGCCAGGAGTACTCGGATCAGGTGGTGCGCACGTTCTACCTGTCGAACGCCGAGCCGAAGCAGATCATGCAGCTTCTGCGGAGTCTGCTCGAATCGCGGAAACTGAGCGAGAACTCCGACCTGAACGCGATCACGATCAAGGACACACCCGAGGTCATCAAGGTCGCGGAGCGGTTGATCAAGGCGAACGACAAAGCGAAGGGAGAGGTGGTCGTCGACCTCGAACTGCTGGAGATCAACCGCACCCGGCTGCGGCGGCTCGGTGTGGACCTTTCGGACAAGGCGCTGACGCTCGTCTTCGGCGAGGGCGGAGAGCGCGTGGCCCTGAACAACCTCACGGCCCTGAAGGGGCAGGCCGCCTGGTCGATCGGGCCCGTCCCGTCGGTGTTGCTGAATTTCCTCAAGAGCGATTCGGACTCGAAGACGATCGCGCGGCCGCAGCTCCGGATTCTCGAAGGCGAGACGGGAAAGATCACGATCGGCGACCGGGTTCCGATCCCGGCGACGACCTTCAACACCAGCCAGACCATCGGCGGTAACGTGGTGCCGATCACGTCTTTCACGTACAGCAACGTCGGAATCATCGTGAACGTGACGCCCCGCGTGCACCACAACAAGGAGATCACGCTGGAACTCTCGGTGGAGGTTTCGTCGCTCGCGGGCAGCGTGGAAGGCACGGGGGGGGTGAGCCAGCCGATCATCGGGACCCGGACGGTTGAAACGACGATCCGGCTCAAGGACGGCGAGACGAACCTGCTGGCCGGGCTGATCAAGGAGGAGGAGAGGACGTCGCTGTCCGGCGTGCCCGGCCTTTCCGACATCCCGATCCTTCGGCGGCTCTTCGGCGCGACGGAGGAACAGACCACGACCAACGACATCGTGCTGTCGGTGACGCCGCACATCATCCGGGTGCCGAACATCCAGCCGATCGATATGGTCCCGCTGTGGGTCGGCACGGAGGAACGGATCCAGCTCCGGGGCGTGGCGCGCAACGCACTCGGCGAGAGCCCGTTCGCGAGCCAGAAGTCCTGGGAGGAGATCGAGAAGGAGCTGGGCGGCGGGGAGGCCGCGCCGGTTTCCGGCGAGAAGGTGAAGGTGGGCGCCGAGACGGGAGAGGCCGCCCCGGAGGCGCCGGGCCGGAAGGCGCCGGCCCCCGCGGAGCGGCGTCCGCGGCGGGGGCGGCGGGGGAGCGCGCCGGGCGGCGCCGAGGCGGTCCAGGCGGAGCCGCTTCCGCCGGAGGGTGCGTTCGGCGAGCCCGGGCCCGCTCCCGCGCCGGCGGAGGGCGCCGGGAGCCCCGAGCCGGCGCTCGAGAAGCCTCCGGCGGAGACGCCGGAGCAGCCGCCGGCGGTCGCGCAACTGCGCCTCGCCCCGTCGGCTCGCCAGGTCCGCGTCGGGGACACGGTGACCGTGGACGTCCTCGTCGCCGACGCCCGGGACGTGGCCACGGTGAACTTCCAGCTCCGTTACGACGAGAGCGTCCTGCGCTTCGTGCCTCCGGGCGAGCTCGGCGAGTTCCTGCAGCAGGGGGGGAAACCGGCCGATCTCCAGGCCGTCGAGAGCGCCGAAGGCGGGCTGCTCGTGGTCTCGGCCAGCCGCCGGGGACCCGAGGGGGCGTCAGGATCCGGCCGGCTGGTCCGGTTGACGTTCCTGGGGACGTCGCCCGGTCAGGCGGACTTCCGCTTCTCGGCGGCCCAGGTTCGGGGGCCGGACGCCCGCGCCATGCCGGCGTCGTTCCGGGTGGCCCCGCTCGAGGTGGTGCCGTGATCCGGCAAAGACCAGGCCGGCCGCGCGGTTTCACCCTGGTGGAGCTGGTCTGCGCCACCTTCCTCCTCACCGTGCTCGCCGGCATCGCGCTTCCGGTCGCGCACACGCTCGAGCGGCGCTCGCGCGAGCTGGAGCTCAAGCAGACGCTCCGGACGATTCGGAGGGCGCTCGACACCTATCACTTCACGGTCACCGCCGTGCCGAATTCCCCCGACGTCGACGAGACTCTCGGGGGATGGCCCGACGATCTGGACAAGCTGGTGGAAGGGATCGACCTCGGGCTGGCCGCCGAGGTGAAGGTGAAGTTCCTCCGGCGGATTCCCCGGGATCCGCTCACCGGGAAGGCGGAATGGGGAAAGAGGTCGAGCCGGCAGGCGCCCGACGAGGATGCGTGGGACGGTTTCAACGTGTTCGACGTCTTCTCCCTGGCCGAAGGCAAGGGCCTCGACGGCACGCCCTACAAGCAGTGGTGACGGGCGGAAGGAGGCAGCGATGCGCAGCCAGGCTCAACGCGGCTTCACGCTTCTCGAGCTCATCATCGTCGTGGCGCTGATCGGGCTGCTCGTCGGCGTGGCGCTTCCGCGGTACGAGCACGCGCAGCGCAAGGCGCGCGAAGCCGTCCTCAAGGAGAACCTGTTCATTCTCAGGCAGACGATCGATCAGTACTTCGCTGACAAGGG from Acidobacteriota bacterium harbors:
- a CDS encoding type II secretion system protein, translated to MRPAGPVDVPGDVARSGGLPLLGGPGSGAGRPRHAGVVPGGPARGGAVIRQRPGRPRGFTLVELVCATFLLTVLAGIALPVAHTLERRSRELELKQTLRTIRRALDTYHFTVTAVPNSPDVDETLGGWPDDLDKLVEGIDLGLAAEVKVKFLRRIPRDPLTGKAEWGKRSSRQAPDEDAWDGFNVFDVFSLAEGKGLDGTPYKQW